A DNA window from Boseongicola sp. contains the following coding sequences:
- a CDS encoding hemerythrin domain-containing protein — protein MNEGLNVRDGLPDALRVLLNDYPRELWEIHPNFSQLILFWLDRHQMFRRLIGKLSEETENALSQNVDPRVFNARLSKYAGFFVRELHGHHTIEDQHYFPLLKQLETGLESGFDILDRDHHSIDAQLDTFIVKANQVIQFEGSATNWRDEVGPFSSQLKLASHNLNRHLVDEEELVVPILLKHQPESLA, from the coding sequence ATGAATGAAGGTTTGAATGTGCGTGATGGACTACCCGACGCACTTCGTGTGCTATTAAATGACTATCCACGTGAACTTTGGGAAATACATCCAAATTTCAGCCAGTTAATTCTGTTTTGGCTGGACAGACATCAAATGTTCCGGCGTCTGATTGGCAAACTCTCCGAAGAAACGGAAAATGCTCTTTCCCAAAATGTTGATCCAAGGGTCTTCAATGCGCGTCTGTCAAAATATGCTGGATTCTTTGTTCGTGAACTCCATGGGCATCACACAATCGAAGACCAGCATTACTTTCCTCTTTTGAAACAATTGGAAACTGGCCTTGAAAGTGGTTTTGATATTCTAGATCGGGATCATCATTCAATTGACGCTCAGTTGGACACATTTATCGTCAAGGCCAATCAGGTTATCCAATTCGAGGGATCTGCAACTAATTGGCGCGATGAAGTCGGGCCTTTCAGTTCCCAATTGAAGCTCGCAAGCCACAACTTGAACCGACATTTAGTGGACGAAGAAGAATTGGTCGTGCCTATCCTCTTAAAACATCAGCCGGAAAGTTTGGCTTAG
- a CDS encoding metalloregulator ArsR/SmtB family transcription factor → MAYHYETSILMAALGDPTRRSIVECLGKSPSNVRHIADRLPVTRPAVSQHLKVLLNSGIVTFEPVGTQRVYRLEPAAIAALRDWCDKL, encoded by the coding sequence ATGGCTTACCATTATGAAACTTCAATCTTGATGGCGGCATTAGGTGATCCAACTCGTCGCTCAATTGTCGAATGCCTGGGTAAGTCGCCGAGCAATGTAAGACACATCGCCGACAGGTTGCCGGTCACGCGTCCAGCGGTCTCTCAGCATTTAAAGGTCTTATTGAACTCGGGAATTGTGACTTTCGAACCAGTTGGGACACAGCGGGTCTATCGACTTGAACCAGCGGCTATCGCTGCGCTTCGGGACTGGTGCGACAAACTTTGA
- a CDS encoding ribulose-phosphate 3-epimerase: MSFDRSIKIAPSILAADFANFGAECRAVEAEGADWIHVDVMDGHFVPNITFGPATCAALRRHIKGVMDVHLMIAPVDPYIEAFAKAGADILTAHVEAGPHLHRTLQAIRGAGMKAGIALNPGTPASVLKNLLDDFDLVCVMTVNPGFGGQKFIESQVSKVSELRDMIGDRPIHIEIDGGVDPKTAPRVAKAGADVLVAGSAVFKGGSVDDPAPYGDNIRAIRAAIQTA; this comes from the coding sequence ATGTCATTTGATCGATCCATCAAAATTGCCCCATCCATCCTGGCAGCAGACTTTGCCAATTTCGGTGCTGAATGCCGCGCTGTCGAGGCCGAAGGTGCCGATTGGATCCATGTTGACGTAATGGATGGACATTTTGTTCCGAATATAACTTTTGGCCCGGCGACCTGTGCCGCGTTGCGCCGCCATATCAAGGGTGTAATGGACGTGCACCTTATGATCGCGCCAGTTGACCCCTACATCGAGGCATTTGCCAAAGCTGGAGCGGATATACTGACTGCGCATGTTGAGGCTGGTCCGCACTTGCATCGAACGCTACAGGCAATTCGCGGGGCGGGAATGAAGGCGGGTATCGCCCTAAACCCTGGCACTCCTGCGAGCGTGTTGAAAAACTTGCTAGATGACTTCGACCTTGTTTGCGTTATGACGGTGAATCCCGGATTTGGTGGGCAGAAATTTATCGAAAGTCAGGTTTCCAAGGTTTCCGAATTGCGGGATATGATTGGCGACCGCCCAATTCACATTGAGATCGACGGCGGAGTTGATCCAAAAACCGCGCCGAGAGTCGCCAAGGCCGGTGCGGACGTTTTGGTAGCAGGCTCTGCTGTATTCAAAGGTGGATCGGTCGACGACCCGGCTCCTTATGGCGATAACATCAGAGCAATTCGAGCGGCCATTCAAACCGCCTAA